A genomic window from Punica granatum isolate Tunisia-2019 chromosome 2, ASM765513v2, whole genome shotgun sequence includes:
- the LOC116193494 gene encoding transcription factor bHLH82-like isoform X1, translated as MQPRDIKEETRSMMNSLLLDPSMIRHNFPDHHLDLQAPPAFGPTHPALVDNFLDHLLASLPSGQWPDLAAASTVQLAGDAGATATDQPHILLLDGAAREFLDGGNGAVGGDPSSFNCLPQVCNHGGKEKGQAEGNFASKSPAPSGLPAGGGAAAAQPKKKIRARRGQATDPHSIAERLRRVKISERMKALQELVPNANKTDKASMLDEIIEYVKFLQVQVKLLSMSRLGGASGAVAPFPADISSQHRGGGPTIGPHLNGDQTARPSDSSPNATEQRVAKLMEEDMGSAMQYLQGKGLCLMPISLAATISTTAGSRGTAVSSGGSG; from the exons ATGCAACCTCGCGACATCAAAGAAGAAACGCGGAGCATGATGAACTCTCTCCTCCTCGACCCGTCCATGATCCGCCACAACTTCCCAGACCACCACCTTGACCTCCAAGCCCCGCCCGCGTTTGGTCCAACTCATCCGGCTCTGGTCGACAACTTCCTTGACCATCTCCTTGCCTCCCTCCCTTCTGGTCAATGGCCGGACCTCGCTGCAGCCTCCACCGTGCAATTGGCAGGAGATGCTGGGGCGACCGCGACGGATCAGCCCCATATACTGCTGCTTGACGGAGCAGCCAGGGAGTTTCTCGACGGAGGAAACGGAGCTGTCGGTGGGGATCCCTCTTCTTTCAACTGTCTTCCTCAGGTTTGTAACCAcgggggaaaagaaaag GGGCAAGCCGAGGGGAACTTCGCGAGCAAATCTCCTGCACCGAGTGGATTGCCTGCGGGTGGCGGTGCCGCCGCTGCTCAGCCAAAGAAGAAGATCAGGGCCAGGAGAGGTCAAGCCACGGACCCTCATAGTATTGCCGAGAGG TTAAGGAGAGTGAAAATTTCGGAGAGAATGAAAGCCCTGCAGGAGCTCGTTCCCAATGCCAACAAG ACGGACAAAGCTTCAATGTTGGATGAGATCATAGAGTATGTGAAGTTTCTACAGGTCCAAGTCAAG CTATTGAGCATGAGCAGATTAGGAGGTGCATCTGGCGCTGTTGCTCCCTTCCCTGCCGATATTTCCTCTCAG CATCGCGGAGGCGGGCCCACCATCGGACCGCATCTTAACGGCGACCAGACGGCGAGGCCGAGCGACAGCAGCCCCAACGCCACGGAGCAACGTGTGGCCAAGCTGATGGAGGAGGACATGGGCTCCGCCATGCAGTACCTCCAAGGCAAGGGCCTCTGCCTCATGCCCATTTCCTTGGCCGCCACCATCTCCACCACCGCCGGAAGCCGTGGCACTGCCGTATCGTCTGGTGGCAGTGGGTAG
- the LOC116193494 gene encoding transcription factor bHLH66-like isoform X2, whose product MQPRDIKEETRSMMNSLLLDPSMIRHNFPDHHLDLQAPPAFGPTHPALVDNFLDHLLASLPSGQWPDLAAASTVQLAGDAGATATDQPHILLLDGAAREFLDGGNGAVGGDPSSFNCLPQGQAEGNFASKSPAPSGLPAGGGAAAAQPKKKIRARRGQATDPHSIAERLRRVKISERMKALQELVPNANKTDKASMLDEIIEYVKFLQVQVKLLSMSRLGGASGAVAPFPADISSQHRGGGPTIGPHLNGDQTARPSDSSPNATEQRVAKLMEEDMGSAMQYLQGKGLCLMPISLAATISTTAGSRGTAVSSGGSG is encoded by the exons ATGCAACCTCGCGACATCAAAGAAGAAACGCGGAGCATGATGAACTCTCTCCTCCTCGACCCGTCCATGATCCGCCACAACTTCCCAGACCACCACCTTGACCTCCAAGCCCCGCCCGCGTTTGGTCCAACTCATCCGGCTCTGGTCGACAACTTCCTTGACCATCTCCTTGCCTCCCTCCCTTCTGGTCAATGGCCGGACCTCGCTGCAGCCTCCACCGTGCAATTGGCAGGAGATGCTGGGGCGACCGCGACGGATCAGCCCCATATACTGCTGCTTGACGGAGCAGCCAGGGAGTTTCTCGACGGAGGAAACGGAGCTGTCGGTGGGGATCCCTCTTCTTTCAACTGTCTTCCTCAG GGGCAAGCCGAGGGGAACTTCGCGAGCAAATCTCCTGCACCGAGTGGATTGCCTGCGGGTGGCGGTGCCGCCGCTGCTCAGCCAAAGAAGAAGATCAGGGCCAGGAGAGGTCAAGCCACGGACCCTCATAGTATTGCCGAGAGG TTAAGGAGAGTGAAAATTTCGGAGAGAATGAAAGCCCTGCAGGAGCTCGTTCCCAATGCCAACAAG ACGGACAAAGCTTCAATGTTGGATGAGATCATAGAGTATGTGAAGTTTCTACAGGTCCAAGTCAAG CTATTGAGCATGAGCAGATTAGGAGGTGCATCTGGCGCTGTTGCTCCCTTCCCTGCCGATATTTCCTCTCAG CATCGCGGAGGCGGGCCCACCATCGGACCGCATCTTAACGGCGACCAGACGGCGAGGCCGAGCGACAGCAGCCCCAACGCCACGGAGCAACGTGTGGCCAAGCTGATGGAGGAGGACATGGGCTCCGCCATGCAGTACCTCCAAGGCAAGGGCCTCTGCCTCATGCCCATTTCCTTGGCCGCCACCATCTCCACCACCGCCGGAAGCCGTGGCACTGCCGTATCGTCTGGTGGCAGTGGGTAG